In the genome of Desulfovibrio sp., one region contains:
- a CDS encoding dihydrolipoamide acetyltransferase family protein, with translation MAYEVQMPKWGLTMKTGKIARWLVSEGGAVETGQPLLEVETDKITNVVESPASGVLLQIVSPQGEVVPVMQVIGVIGAAGEAVAAQPAASAAASSAAPAKAEKAPTSGAAAKASGEPARAMPAARRLAAELGVDLASVQGSGRDGAVTEKDVRAAHEAAQKAPSAGGAAPAASGSCAGSSVPSGPSGPGCEDEIVPMDGLRKLIADNMMASLQGAAQLTVFVEADVTEMVALRDSMLARNKKNPDYRLSYNDIIAFAVCRALLRHPVMNSTLREDGIHLHKHVNLGMAVSLDTGLIVPNVKNADTFSLEQLKEKVRDAASRARKGGLSMDEISGGTFTISNVSMLGVDGFTPILNPPETGILGVGRVVEKPGVFEGEVCARKMMTLSLTFNHMVTDGGPAMSFLRTLADMLEKPVRMLG, from the coding sequence ATGGCCTACGAAGTGCAGATGCCCAAATGGGGCCTGACCATGAAAACCGGCAAGATAGCGCGCTGGCTTGTGTCAGAAGGCGGCGCGGTGGAAACGGGGCAGCCGCTTTTGGAAGTGGAGACCGACAAGATTACCAATGTGGTGGAGTCCCCCGCCAGTGGCGTACTTTTACAGATAGTTTCCCCGCAGGGCGAAGTGGTGCCGGTCATGCAGGTCATCGGCGTCATTGGCGCAGCCGGTGAAGCCGTGGCGGCGCAGCCCGCCGCCAGTGCCGCCGCCTCCTCCGCAGCCCCTGCCAAGGCGGAAAAAGCCCCGACTTCCGGTGCCGCTGCCAAAGCCTCCGGCGAGCCGGCACGGGCCATGCCCGCCGCGCGCAGACTGGCTGCGGAACTGGGCGTGGATCTTGCCTCGGTGCAAGGGTCCGGGCGTGACGGGGCCGTGACCGAAAAAGACGTGCGGGCAGCCCACGAAGCCGCCCAAAAGGCTCCTTCCGCTGGGGGGGCCGCCCCGGCAGCCTCCGGTTCCTGCGCGGGTTCTTCCGTGCCTTCCGGGCCTTCCGGCCCCGGCTGCGAAGACGAAATTGTGCCCATGGACGGCCTGCGCAAGCTCATAGCCGACAATATGATGGCCAGCCTTCAGGGTGCTGCCCAGCTTACGGTTTTTGTGGAAGCCGACGTGACCGAAATGGTGGCCCTGCGCGACAGCATGCTGGCCCGCAACAAAAAGAACCCCGACTACCGCCTTTCCTACAACGACATCATAGCCTTTGCCGTGTGCCGCGCCCTGCTGCGTCACCCCGTCATGAACAGCACCCTGCGGGAAGACGGCATCCATCTGCATAAACACGTCAATCTGGGCATGGCCGTATCCCTGGATACGGGCCTAATCGTGCCCAATGTGAAAAACGCCGACACCTTCAGCCTTGAACAGCTCAAGGAAAAGGTGCGCGACGCGGCTTCACGCGCCCGCAAGGGCGGGCTTTCCATGGACGAGATATCCGGCGGCACCTTCACCATCTCCAACGTGAGCATGCTTGGCGTCGACGGCTTTACGCCCATCCTGAATCCGCCGGAAACGGGCATCCTTGGCGTTGGCCGTGTGGTGGAAAAACCGGGCGTGTTCGAGGGTGAAGTGTGCGCGCGCAAGATGATGACGCTTTCGCTCACCTTCAACCATATGGTCACCGACGGCGGCCCGGCCATGAGCTTTTTGCGCACCCTTGCAGACATGCTGGAAAAACCGGTGCGCATGCTGGGCTAA
- a CDS encoding Lin0512 family protein: MLQRYIVELGTGADLHGADMTKAARRAVKDAISRSCLCGLVEVLGRSSFQGVHVHAEIAVPDPAGVDVEAVKAAIPIGDKNVTIVSGGLRVPGLEVPIFGPGCSDIVMACAALTVSVYVD; encoded by the coding sequence ATGCTTCAACGCTACATTGTTGAACTCGGCACCGGAGCGGATCTGCACGGTGCGGACATGACCAAGGCCGCCAGGCGCGCCGTGAAAGACGCCATTTCACGGTCATGTCTCTGTGGTCTGGTTGAAGTGCTCGGCCGCTCGTCTTTTCAGGGAGTGCACGTGCACGCTGAAATCGCCGTGCCCGACCCTGCGGGCGTGGATGTGGAGGCCGTAAAAGCCGCCATACCCATTGGCGATAAAAACGTGACCATTGTTTCCGGCGGATTGCGCGTTCCTGGTCTGGAAGTGCCTATTTTCGGGCCGGGATGCAGCGATATTGTGATGGCCTGCGCGGCTCTTACCGTGTCGGTCTATGTGGATTGA
- a CDS encoding thiamine pyrophosphate-dependent dehydrogenase E1 component subunit alpha, which translates to MKHPDKKVLLEMFSTMTKIRLFETELQKFFAAGKIPGFVHLYLGEEAVATGACAALKKTDMITSTHRGHGHCLAKGGDLKLMMAEIFGRSTGYCKGKGGSMHIADFNIGILGANGIVGGGGPLAVGAALSCQYKNNKGVCACFFGDGASNQGTTQEALNMASAWKLPVVFINENNGYGISCAQHRAMAITDIADRAAGYDMPGVVVDGNDVLAVYEAVTEAVERARKGHGPSLVECKTYRWRGHFEGDACVYRSDQELEEWKAKDPLPRFAAKLVDSGLATQAELDAITAKVTADVDEAVKFAEDSPFPTEAALMEDVYA; encoded by the coding sequence ATGAAACATCCCGACAAGAAGGTCTTGCTGGAAATGTTCAGCACCATGACCAAGATCCGCCTTTTTGAAACGGAACTGCAAAAGTTCTTCGCGGCGGGCAAGATTCCCGGTTTCGTTCACCTGTATCTCGGTGAAGAAGCCGTGGCCACGGGAGCCTGCGCGGCTCTTAAAAAGACGGACATGATCACGAGTACCCACCGTGGGCACGGTCACTGTCTGGCCAAGGGCGGCGACCTCAAGCTCATGATGGCCGAAATCTTCGGCCGTTCCACGGGCTACTGCAAGGGCAAGGGCGGATCCATGCACATCGCCGACTTCAACATCGGCATCCTTGGCGCCAACGGCATCGTTGGCGGCGGCGGCCCCCTGGCCGTGGGCGCGGCCCTGAGCTGCCAGTACAAGAACAACAAGGGCGTGTGCGCCTGCTTCTTCGGCGACGGCGCGTCCAACCAGGGCACCACCCAGGAAGCGCTCAACATGGCCAGCGCCTGGAAGCTTCCCGTGGTCTTCATCAATGAAAACAATGGATACGGCATCTCCTGCGCCCAGCACAGGGCCATGGCCATTACCGATATCGCCGACCGCGCGGCAGGCTATGACATGCCCGGCGTTGTGGTTGACGGCAACGACGTGCTGGCTGTCTACGAAGCCGTGACCGAAGCCGTGGAACGGGCGCGCAAGGGCCATGGCCCCTCGCTTGTTGAATGCAAGACCTACCGCTGGCGCGGCCACTTTGAAGGTGATGCCTGCGTCTACCGTTCCGATCAGGAACTGGAAGAATGGAAGGCCAAGGATCCCCTGCCGCGTTTCGCAGCCAAGCTGGTTGACTCTGGTCTGGCCACCCAGGCGGAACTGGACGCCATCACCGCCAAGGTGACAGCCGACGTGGATGAAGCCGTGAAGTTCGCCGAAGACAGCCCCTTCCCCACTGAGGCTGCCCTGATGGAAGACGTGTACGCCTGA
- a CDS encoding alpha-ketoacid dehydrogenase subunit beta, with protein MAIKTYLQAINDAMRQEMERDENVFIIGEDVGKFGGCFGVTQGLFDKFGERRVRDTPITESAIVGAAAGAAAAGLRPIAELMFVDFIGVAMDQLFNQAAKMHYMFGGKAKVPMVLRMPQGAGVSAAAQHSQCLEAWFMHMPGIKVCIPSTPADAKGMLISAIRDDNPVVFLEHKLLYGVEGEVDDAVYEIPLGKGEIKREGTDVTVVATSLMVHKALEAAEKLAAEDISVEVVDPRCLVPLDKDIILNSVKKTHALVIAQEAVKTAGAGAEIAAMVAEEALDYLDAPIARVGAPYCPVPFSPPLEAAYIPSAEQIVAAVKGLR; from the coding sequence ATGGCCATCAAAACCTACCTGCAGGCGATCAACGATGCCATGCGCCAGGAGATGGAGCGGGACGAAAATGTGTTCATCATCGGTGAAGATGTGGGCAAGTTCGGCGGTTGTTTCGGCGTGACCCAGGGGCTTTTTGACAAATTCGGCGAACGCCGCGTTCGTGACACCCCCATTACCGAAAGCGCCATCGTGGGCGCTGCGGCGGGCGCTGCGGCGGCCGGTCTGCGGCCCATCGCCGAGCTCATGTTCGTGGACTTCATCGGCGTAGCCATGGACCAGCTTTTCAACCAGGCAGCCAAGATGCACTACATGTTCGGCGGCAAGGCCAAGGTGCCCATGGTGCTGCGCATGCCCCAGGGTGCGGGCGTCAGCGCCGCGGCCCAGCACTCCCAGTGCCTGGAAGCCTGGTTCATGCATATGCCAGGAATCAAGGTGTGCATCCCCTCCACCCCTGCGGACGCCAAAGGCATGCTCATCAGCGCCATCCGTGACGACAACCCCGTGGTCTTCCTTGAGCACAAGCTGCTCTACGGCGTGGAAGGCGAAGTGGACGACGCTGTTTATGAAATCCCCCTGGGCAAGGGCGAAATCAAGCGCGAAGGCACCGACGTGACCGTGGTGGCCACGTCCCTCATGGTGCACAAGGCTCTGGAAGCCGCCGAAAAGCTGGCCGCCGAAGACATCAGCGTTGAAGTGGTGGACCCCCGCTGCCTCGTGCCGCTGGACAAGGACATCATCCTCAATTCCGTCAAAAAAACCCATGCGCTGGTGATTGCCCAGGAAGCTGTGAAAACCGCCGGTGCTGGCGCTGAAATAGCCGCCATGGTGGCCGAGGAGGCTCTGGACTATCTGGACGCCCCCATAGCGCGCGTGGGCGCTCCGTACTGCCCCGTGCCCTTCAGCCCTCCGCTGGAAGCGGCCTACATTCCTTCTGCGGAACAGATTGTGGCTGCGGTCAAAGGCCTTCGCTAA
- a CDS encoding ATP-NAD kinase family protein, translated as MKAAIIANPASGKDIRRIVAHGSVFDNQEKVRMVRRILVGLAAAGVRDVLYMPEGYGIVPRALSDLESLETPVNVTPVDMYLHNTQQDTVNAAALMQEAGVAVIIVLGGDGTSRAACKGARNTPLLPLSTGTNNVFPIMTEATVAGLAAGVLACGGVSVGEGCTEVSLLEVLVDDTPVDIALVDVAVSDNLFVGSRALWDMSDVSQLFFSRCNPACIGFSAVGGQLDSIRPEEPRGLALDIDPDFACRVRAAIGPGLFADVGVSGMHKMLPGDVIAVRHSPCTLALDGEREVEVRKGQRAGVRLSDDWLRVVDVQRTLEYARQRGLFIRGAQVCYSR; from the coding sequence GTGAAAGCAGCCATTATCGCCAATCCAGCTTCAGGCAAGGACATTCGCCGCATAGTCGCGCACGGCAGCGTCTTCGACAATCAGGAAAAGGTGCGCATGGTGCGCCGCATCCTGGTTGGTCTGGCCGCTGCCGGAGTGCGGGATGTTCTCTACATGCCCGAGGGGTACGGCATCGTACCCCGCGCCCTCAGCGATCTGGAAAGCCTTGAAACGCCTGTCAACGTGACTCCGGTGGATATGTATCTGCACAATACGCAGCAGGATACGGTCAATGCCGCCGCCCTCATGCAGGAAGCGGGCGTGGCCGTCATCATCGTGCTTGGCGGCGACGGCACCAGCCGCGCCGCCTGCAAGGGGGCGCGCAACACGCCGCTGCTGCCCCTTTCAACAGGCACAAACAATGTTTTTCCCATCATGACAGAAGCCACGGTGGCTGGCCTGGCCGCGGGCGTTCTGGCCTGTGGCGGCGTCTCTGTGGGCGAGGGCTGTACCGAGGTGAGCCTTCTTGAGGTTCTGGTGGACGATACGCCGGTGGACATCGCCCTGGTGGACGTGGCCGTGTCGGACAACCTTTTTGTGGGGTCGCGCGCCCTGTGGGACATGAGCGACGTGAGTCAGCTCTTTTTTTCGCGCTGCAACCCCGCCTGCATAGGATTTTCCGCCGTTGGCGGCCAGCTGGACAGCATCCGGCCGGAAGAGCCGCGCGGTCTGGCGCTGGATATTGATCCCGATTTCGCCTGTCGCGTGCGTGCGGCCATCGGCCCCGGCCTTTTTGCCGATGTGGGCGTGTCCGGCATGCACAAAATGCTGCCCGGCGACGTCATTGCCGTGCGTCACTCGCCCTGCACCCTGGCGCTGGACGGCGAGCGCGAGGTTGAAGTGCGCAAGGGGCAGCGGGCCGGGGTCAGGCTGTCGGACGACTGGCTGCGCGTGGTGGATGTGCAGCGCACGCTCGAATACGCGCGCCAGCGTGGACTGTTCATACGCGGGGCGCAGGTCTGCTACTCCCGCTAG
- a CDS encoding DUF6506 family protein: protein MKLKAAFIFLTKMESGADSPAEYRNWTRTPAVDLLSIGVATYAQAVAAAQKAVNEEGCVCIELCGGFGVQGTALVSRAVQVPVGVVRFDVHPGLGNVSGDGIFA, encoded by the coding sequence ATGAAACTCAAGGCAGCATTCATTTTTCTTACCAAGATGGAATCCGGGGCGGATTCTCCCGCCGAATACAGAAACTGGACGCGCACTCCCGCTGTGGATCTTTTGTCCATTGGCGTGGCCACCTATGCCCAGGCAGTGGCGGCGGCCCAAAAGGCCGTCAATGAAGAAGGCTGCGTCTGCATTGAACTGTGCGGCGGGTTTGGCGTGCAGGGGACGGCCCTTGTGTCCCGCGCGGTGCAGGTTCCCGTGGGCGTTGTGCGCTTTGACGTGCACCCCGGCCTCGGCAACGTGAGCGGCGACGGCATTTTTGCCTGA
- a CDS encoding dihydrolipoamide acetyltransferase family protein gives MSIELAMPKLGLTMKTGKVSKWFVAEGAMVKQGDDLFEVETDKITNKVESPADGVLFQILVQPKQEVAVGAVLGIIAEPGENPARVEGGAASSPAGDADAASPAAAQKSTPAAAQPPRSGGRAFSSPAARRLACELDVDIACVVGSGPEGRILERDVRARFDAVGKIKITPLAAVVAARAGLDITTLTGTGEGGKIVREDVERALHPEKFAAEEAKAQAGAASCADGSGANGFGANGFGADGPGTVPMEGMRKIIADNMQASLQNSAQLTLVSEADVTACVDIIADLRARHKKDKDFRLSMNDVLILAVSRTLKKHPRMNATLDGDTITRHAEVHMGVAVALPEGLVVPVLHNADDMGLLRIASEARLLAGRARKGGLTPDDMSGGTFTITNMAHSVVDFFTPILKPGETGILGVGRVTEKPVVRNGAIVVRSMMGLSLTFDHRVEDGAPAAEFLKTLTEFLAEPALLLF, from the coding sequence GTGAGTATTGAACTTGCCATGCCGAAACTGGGTCTCACCATGAAGACCGGCAAGGTTTCCAAATGGTTCGTGGCCGAAGGCGCCATGGTTAAGCAGGGGGACGACCTTTTTGAGGTGGAAACGGACAAGATCACCAACAAGGTCGAAAGCCCGGCCGACGGCGTGCTTTTTCAGATCCTCGTGCAGCCCAAGCAGGAAGTGGCAGTAGGCGCGGTGCTGGGCATTATTGCAGAACCTGGGGAAAATCCCGCCCGAGTTGAGGGCGGAGCCGCCTCTTCCCCTGCCGGTGATGCTGATGCCGCAAGCCCTGCCGCTGCCCAAAAGAGCACGCCAGCCGCCGCCCAGCCCCCACGCTCAGGCGGGCGGGCCTTCTCCTCTCCCGCCGCACGGCGGCTGGCGTGCGAACTTGATGTGGATATTGCCTGTGTGGTCGGCAGCGGCCCCGAAGGGCGCATTCTCGAGCGTGACGTGCGTGCCCGCTTTGATGCTGTAGGCAAGATCAAGATCACGCCCCTGGCCGCTGTTGTGGCCGCCCGCGCAGGGCTGGACATTACAACGCTCACCGGCACCGGCGAGGGCGGCAAGATCGTGCGCGAAGATGTGGAACGCGCGCTGCACCCCGAAAAGTTCGCGGCTGAAGAGGCCAAGGCCCAGGCCGGAGCAGCTTCTTGCGCCGATGGGTCTGGCGCAAATGGGTTTGGCGCAAATGGGTTTGGCGCCGACGGCCCTGGTACAGTGCCCATGGAAGGCATGCGCAAGATCATTGCCGACAACATGCAGGCCAGCCTGCAGAATTCCGCGCAGCTCACTTTGGTCAGCGAGGCCGACGTGACCGCCTGCGTGGACATCATCGCCGACCTCAGGGCCAGGCACAAGAAGGACAAGGACTTCCGCCTGTCCATGAACGATGTGCTCATCCTGGCCGTGTCCCGCACGCTGAAAAAGCACCCGCGCATGAATGCCACCCTTGATGGCGACACCATCACCCGCCACGCCGAAGTGCACATGGGCGTGGCCGTGGCCCTGCCCGAAGGGCTTGTGGTTCCCGTGCTGCACAATGCGGATGACATGGGCCTGCTCCGTATCGCCAGCGAGGCCCGCCTGCTGGCCGGGCGCGCGCGCAAGGGCGGCCTCACGCCCGACGACATGAGCGGCGGCACGTTTACCATTACCAACATGGCGCATTCCGTGGTGGACTTTTTTACCCCCATCCTGAAACCCGGCGAAACGGGCATCCTGGGCGTGGGCCGCGTGACGGAAAAGCCCGTGGTGCGCAACGGGGCCATTGTGGTGCGTTCCATGATGGGCCTGAGCCTCACCTTTGACCACAGGGTTGAAGACGGCGCTCCGGCGGCGGAATTTTTAAAGACGCTGACCGAGTTTCTGGCGGAACCGGCCCTGCTGTTGTTCTGA
- the lpdA gene encoding dihydrolipoyl dehydrogenase — MYDVLVIGGGPGGYAAAIRASQLKGKVALVEGGNMGGTCVMRGCIPSKIWLRAATLLEQSRNAGEFGLELTVGKLDFNAVLARKQGVSNDIRMGMEALLANNGAEVITGMAKITGPNSVEVDGKKFEAKNIIVATGSMLDMPDVPGLSGAAFTSDALLDMKEAPASVLVTDPTYIGVEMAALLSILGSKVVYAVPGPRILPDEDQDSSQRLAQSLRERGVQIIARHTLVKVAGKTCTLKSGDKEQTVDVDKVLVSGRKPVSAGLGLEALGVGFGDDGSIVVDGQCRTACPSIFAIGDCTGGWMLSHVASAMGICAAENCMGMSAKFPAHLVSRAIWGSPEMGSVGLSEEQAERKGYEVEVGGFPYSINGYAMLRGEVDGAVKMVSDAETGEILGVHIVGSCASELIGEAVLAMQLECTVREFAKGFRVHPAFCETVVDAARDAAGWALYLPKRG; from the coding sequence ATGTACGACGTGCTTGTTATTGGTGGTGGCCCCGGCGGATATGCCGCCGCCATCCGCGCTTCACAGCTCAAGGGTAAGGTGGCTCTGGTCGAAGGCGGCAATATGGGCGGCACCTGCGTCATGCGCGGCTGCATTCCCAGCAAGATATGGCTGCGCGCCGCCACCCTGCTTGAACAGTCGCGCAATGCCGGAGAATTCGGCCTTGAACTGACTGTGGGCAAGCTGGACTTCAACGCGGTGCTGGCCCGCAAACAGGGCGTGTCCAACGACATCCGCATGGGTATGGAAGCACTGCTGGCCAACAACGGCGCGGAAGTCATCACGGGCATGGCGAAAATAACCGGCCCCAACAGCGTGGAAGTGGACGGCAAAAAATTTGAGGCCAAAAACATCATCGTGGCCACGGGCAGCATGCTCGACATGCCCGATGTGCCCGGTCTTTCCGGCGCGGCCTTCACCTCGGACGCCCTGCTGGACATGAAGGAAGCCCCGGCTTCGGTTCTTGTCACCGATCCCACCTATATCGGCGTTGAAATGGCCGCGCTGTTGAGCATCCTTGGCAGCAAGGTGGTCTACGCCGTGCCCGGCCCCCGCATCCTGCCCGATGAGGATCAGGATTCCAGCCAGCGTCTGGCCCAGTCCCTGCGCGAGCGCGGCGTGCAGATTATTGCGCGTCACACCCTGGTCAAGGTTGCGGGCAAGACCTGCACCCTCAAGAGCGGCGACAAGGAACAGACCGTTGACGTGGACAAGGTGCTGGTTTCCGGCCGCAAGCCCGTCAGCGCCGGGCTTGGCCTTGAGGCCCTTGGCGTGGGCTTTGGCGATGACGGCAGCATCGTGGTTGACGGCCAGTGCCGCACCGCCTGCCCCTCCATCTTCGCCATCGGCGATTGCACGGGCGGCTGGATGCTGAGCCATGTGGCGTCGGCCATGGGCATCTGCGCGGCGGAAAACTGCATGGGCATGTCTGCGAAGTTCCCGGCCCACCTGGTTTCCCGCGCCATCTGGGGCAGCCCGGAAATGGGTTCCGTGGGCCTTTCTGAAGAGCAGGCCGAGCGCAAGGGCTATGAGGTTGAGGTGGGCGGCTTCCCGTACTCCATCAACGGCTACGCCATGCTGCGCGGCGAGGTGGACGGCGCGGTGAAGATGGTTTCCGACGCTGAAACCGGAGAAATCCTGGGCGTACACATCGTGGGCAGCTGCGCTTCGGAGCTTATAGGCGAAGCGGTGCTGGCCATGCAGCTTGAATGCACGGTGCGCGAATTTGCCAAGGGCTTCCGCGTGCATCCGGCCTTCTGCGAAACAGTGGTGGACGCCGCACGCGACGCCGCTGGCTGGGCCCTGTACCTGCCCAAAAGAGGATAA
- the lipA gene encoding lipoyl synthase has translation MSRVQALPQNTPPRAGCATPLEILDLGRIEYGEALDFQKSRVSSRINGVTGDTLLLLEHEPVITMGRGGLAEHLHVSEEHLRRQGVGLFWVERGGMATFHGPGQLVAYPIILLHEKDLHLYMEKLLAAIAAVLRGYGLEPQMGVHGPGVWVNGGKIASVGMAVRKWVTFHGMALNVNTDIGWFGLITPCGNPTERITSMRQELGHDVDFAEVSRRFVRAFADEFGFSPRPEPQERRPDWLTVRLQPEASVSPVEDMLSGLHLHTVCQEAMCPNKGECFARGTSTFIILGDVCTRGCRYCAVGKGKPEAPDAAEPYNVAQAVQRMKLRHAVITSVTRDDLPDGGAGHFVAVMKAVRAASPHTSVEVLVPDFQGNRDAINAVCDVRPDVFNHNLEAVRRIFAQVRPRASYDLSLKVLAHAAERGLRVKSGIMLGLGETWDEIRQTLADLHAHGCRFLTLGQYLAPSTAHVPVARYLAPDEFDHWKRVALNMGFTGVASAPLVRSSYRAEAMLEEQAAASRLQSCHGHEASTDATVASQGHQGHQGRQGMACATAPQGIV, from the coding sequence ATGTCCAGAGTTCAAGCCTTGCCGCAAAATACTCCGCCTCGGGCGGGCTGCGCGACGCCTCTGGAAATCCTCGACCTTGGCCGTATCGAATACGGCGAAGCCCTGGATTTTCAGAAAAGCCGCGTGAGTTCCCGCATCAACGGCGTCACCGGCGACACCCTGCTGTTGCTGGAGCACGAGCCGGTCATCACCATGGGGCGCGGCGGTCTGGCCGAACACCTGCATGTGAGCGAAGAACACCTCAGGCGGCAGGGCGTGGGGCTCTTCTGGGTGGAGCGGGGCGGCATGGCCACGTTTCACGGGCCAGGGCAGCTTGTGGCCTATCCCATCATTCTTCTGCACGAAAAAGACCTGCACCTGTATATGGAAAAACTGCTGGCCGCCATTGCCGCCGTGCTGCGCGGCTACGGGCTTGAGCCGCAGATGGGCGTCCACGGCCCCGGAGTGTGGGTCAATGGCGGCAAAATCGCCAGTGTGGGCATGGCCGTGCGCAAATGGGTGACCTTTCACGGCATGGCCCTCAACGTCAATACGGACATTGGCTGGTTCGGCCTCATCACGCCCTGCGGCAATCCCACCGAGCGCATAACCTCCATGCGGCAGGAACTGGGGCATGACGTGGACTTTGCCGAAGTTTCGCGACGCTTTGTGCGCGCCTTCGCCGACGAGTTCGGATTTTCGCCGCGCCCCGAACCGCAGGAGCGGCGGCCTGACTGGCTCACGGTGCGTCTGCAGCCGGAGGCAAGCGTCAGCCCCGTGGAGGACATGCTGTCCGGCCTGCATTTGCACACGGTCTGTCAGGAGGCCATGTGCCCCAACAAGGGCGAATGTTTTGCGCGCGGCACCTCCACATTCATCATTCTGGGCGACGTCTGCACCAGGGGTTGTCGCTATTGCGCGGTGGGCAAGGGCAAACCCGAAGCCCCGGACGCTGCCGAGCCGTATAATGTGGCGCAGGCCGTGCAGCGCATGAAGCTACGGCACGCTGTCATAACTTCCGTGACCCGCGATGACCTGCCCGACGGCGGCGCGGGGCATTTTGTGGCTGTCATGAAGGCCGTTCGGGCCGCCAGCCCGCATACCAGCGTTGAAGTGCTTGTGCCGGATTTTCAGGGCAACCGCGATGCCATCAACGCCGTCTGCGACGTGCGGCCCGACGTCTTCAATCACAACCTTGAGGCCGTGCGGCGCATTTTCGCCCAGGTGCGCCCCCGCGCCAGCTATGACCTTTCCTTGAAGGTTCTGGCCCATGCCGCAGAGAGGGGACTGCGCGTGAAGTCCGGCATCATGCTGGGCCTTGGCGAAACCTGGGACGAAATACGGCAGACCCTGGCGGATCTGCACGCCCACGGCTGCCGCTTTCTGACCCTGGGGCAGTACCTCGCGCCGTCCACGGCCCATGTGCCCGTGGCGCGCTATCTGGCCCCGGACGAATTTGATCACTGGAAGCGCGTGGCTCTGAACATGGGCTTTACCGGCGTGGCCTCAGCGCCTCTGGTGCGCAGTTCCTACAGGGCGGAAGCCATGCTGGAAGAGCAGGCCGCCGCGTCCCGGCTGCAGTCCTGCCATGGCCACGAGGCCTCCACGGACGCGACTGTGGCCAGTCAGGGGCATCAGGGGCATCAGGGCCGTCAGGGAATGGCGTGCGCCACTGCGCCGCAGGGGATTGTGTAG